From a region of the Vicingus serpentipes genome:
- a CDS encoding YitT family protein, which translates to MNNFKQILSESFQICLGILLASIGLKAFLLPNGFLDGGATGIAILISQLYNLNISIVLLIVSIPFLLIAWKSMTKKIVLKSFLSITTLAIFIHFENFTSVTDDKLLIAIFGGLFLGAGIGLTIKNGAVLDGSEILGIYINNRFGISIGKVILFFNIILFSITALLISIEVSMYSILTFLITAKVIDLMIEGFEDYVGLMIVSEKSDEIESGLIKEIGVGITIYKGAKGYGQRGIKDHNEIIHTVINRIDINRTYRLIEQKDEKAFIIEFDVNSVKGGILKKYLSK; encoded by the coding sequence GTGAATAATTTTAAACAAATATTATCTGAGAGTTTTCAAATTTGCCTTGGAATATTATTAGCCAGTATAGGCTTAAAAGCATTTTTATTACCCAATGGATTTTTAGATGGTGGAGCAACAGGAATTGCAATCCTTATCAGCCAACTTTATAATTTGAATATTTCCATCGTACTTTTAATTGTGAGCATACCATTCTTATTAATTGCATGGAAAAGTATGACAAAAAAAATTGTTCTAAAATCCTTCTTATCCATAACCACATTAGCAATATTTATTCATTTCGAAAACTTTACTTCTGTAACAGATGACAAATTATTGATTGCAATTTTTGGAGGTTTATTCCTTGGTGCTGGAATAGGACTAACTATTAAAAATGGTGCTGTTTTAGATGGCTCTGAAATACTTGGGATATATATTAATAATCGATTTGGAATAAGCATTGGAAAAGTTATTCTCTTTTTTAATATTATTCTTTTTTCAATTACCGCTTTATTAATTTCTATCGAAGTTTCAATGTATTCAATTTTAACATTTCTTATTACAGCTAAAGTAATAGACTTAATGATTGAAGGTTTTGAAGATTATGTTGGGTTAATGATTGTTTCAGAAAAATCTGATGAAATTGAGTCTGGACTAATTAAAGAAATTGGCGTTGGTATAACTATTTACAAAGGAGCAAAAGGTTACGGACAAAGAGGTATAAAAGATCATAATGAAATTATTCATACTGTTATTAATAGAATAGATATCAACAGAACCTATCGTTTAATTGAGCAAAAAGACGAAAAAGCATTTATTATTGAGTTTGATGTAAACAGCGTTAAAGGAGGTATTTTAAAAAAATACTTAAGTAAATAA
- a CDS encoding LysR substrate-binding domain-containing protein, with protein MNYTIHQLQIFLKVVQKKSITKAAEELFMTQPAVSIQLKNLQDQFDIPLTEVIGRQLYVTDFGKEIAEIAERVVIELENLNYKTQAFQGMMTGKLSISAASTGKYVLPFFLSDFLAQHTGIDLVLDVTNKSMVIQSLKNNEIDFALVSTVPENLNIEEEILIENKLYLLGSEPIKDENKPLIYREEGSATRMAMENYFEKDKTKQRKRMELTSNEAVKQAVIAGLGYSIMPLIGVQNELEQQQMYVLEAEGLPIKTDWRLIWLKGKKLSPVSQAYLNFLREEKQKIKEANFRWCLNY; from the coding sequence ATGAATTATACTATTCATCAACTTCAAATATTTCTTAAAGTGGTTCAAAAAAAGAGCATTACAAAAGCGGCGGAAGAGCTTTTTATGACTCAACCAGCAGTTTCGATTCAGTTAAAAAACTTACAAGACCAGTTTGATATACCTTTAACAGAAGTGATAGGTAGGCAGTTATATGTTACTGATTTTGGTAAAGAAATTGCTGAAATTGCTGAAAGAGTTGTGATAGAATTAGAAAACCTAAATTATAAAACACAAGCTTTTCAGGGTATGATGACAGGTAAGCTTTCTATTTCAGCTGCATCTACTGGTAAGTACGTTCTTCCTTTCTTTTTATCCGATTTTTTAGCTCAGCATACAGGGATTGATTTGGTGCTTGATGTTACCAATAAAAGTATGGTAATACAAAGTCTTAAAAACAATGAAATAGATTTTGCTCTTGTTTCAACAGTTCCTGAAAATCTAAATATTGAAGAAGAAATACTAATTGAAAACAAGTTATATTTATTAGGAAGCGAACCTATAAAAGACGAGAATAAACCATTAATATATAGAGAAGAAGGTTCAGCGACCAGAATGGCTATGGAAAATTATTTTGAAAAAGATAAAACTAAGCAAAGAAAGCGAATGGAACTTACTTCTAACGAGGCTGTTAAGCAAGCAGTAATTGCAGGGTTAGGATATTCTATTATGCCACTTATTGGTGTACAAAATGAGCTTGAACAGCAGCAAATGTATGTTCTAGAAGCAGAAGGGTTACCTATAAAAACTGATTGGCGTTTAATATGGTTAAAAGGAAAAAAACTCTCGCCAGTTAGTCAGGCTTACCTCAATTTTTTAAGAGAAGAAAAGCAAAAAATTAAGGAGGCGAACTTTCGTTGGTGTTTAAATTATTAA
- a CDS encoding proton-conducting transporter transmembrane domain-containing protein translates to MNDQTIALISLLSPIAFIATALVSRFQPGMRPILVKKMSISATLISIIISAICSLLVFQQNLLEVSLFEFNKIGISIRLDSLSMLMFSMIALLSFIVTKYSLNYLDGDSQQGRFIGRLSATIASVQLLVLSGNLGLVFISWVLMSLSLHRLLIFYKERPGAIIAARKKFIVARIGDACLLAAVALLYLQFGTGNLETIFQTIKNNLLLGVSMHGVEAAAILLAATALLKSAQFPTHGWLIEVMETPTPVSALLHAGLLNAGPFLIVRMAYIMEASFYASIILIVLGGFTALFASIVFMTQTSIKTTLAYSSVAHMGFSLLICGLGVYPAAMLHLVAHSFYKAHAFLSSGSVIDSIRAAKVTATKRVGSIIRIVLGILLALSVYGGFALLWGIDFEKEIALLAIGGIIVLGLSRLFTSAIDSNGSLKLMLRASLLSIIVTTAFFTLESGTHYLLSSQIPDLIVPNFIEFILISILLVAFTTVVLIQIAAPLISASQFSRALAIHLRNGLYVNTVFDRTVRALYSHDKERKPKVIENIEKITSENSLRNVNTFEKQTA, encoded by the coding sequence ATGAACGATCAAACTATTGCTTTAATTTCTTTACTTTCTCCAATAGCTTTTATTGCTACAGCTCTTGTTTCAAGGTTTCAGCCTGGGATGAGACCAATTTTAGTTAAAAAAATGAGTATTTCAGCAACTTTAATTAGCATTATTATTTCTGCAATCTGTAGTCTATTAGTTTTCCAACAAAACCTTTTAGAAGTATCATTATTTGAATTTAACAAAATCGGCATAAGCATTAGGCTTGACTCACTAAGTATGCTTATGTTTTCTATGATTGCATTGTTAAGCTTTATTGTTACAAAATATAGTCTTAATTATTTAGATGGAGATTCTCAACAAGGCCGTTTTATAGGAAGGCTTTCAGCAACAATTGCATCTGTTCAGTTACTAGTACTTTCGGGTAATTTAGGATTGGTTTTTATTTCGTGGGTATTAATGAGTCTGTCACTTCATCGCTTACTTATTTTTTATAAAGAAAGACCTGGAGCGATAATCGCTGCACGTAAAAAATTTATAGTTGCACGTATAGGAGATGCTTGTTTATTAGCTGCTGTTGCTCTCTTATATCTTCAATTTGGAACGGGAAATTTAGAAACCATTTTCCAAACTATAAAAAACAACTTGTTGCTAGGTGTTAGCATGCATGGTGTTGAAGCTGCTGCAATACTATTAGCTGCAACAGCATTATTAAAATCAGCTCAATTTCCTACCCATGGTTGGTTAATTGAAGTAATGGAAACCCCAACTCCAGTTTCTGCTTTACTTCATGCAGGGTTACTTAACGCTGGTCCTTTTCTAATTGTAAGGATGGCTTACATTATGGAGGCTAGTTTTTATGCTTCTATAATATTAATTGTTTTAGGAGGATTTACAGCTTTATTTGCATCTATTGTTTTCATGACTCAAACATCTATTAAAACAACTTTGGCATACTCTAGCGTTGCTCATATGGGCTTTAGTTTGTTAATTTGTGGTTTGGGTGTTTATCCTGCTGCAATGCTACACTTAGTGGCTCATTCATTTTACAAAGCTCATGCTTTCTTATCTTCGGGAAGCGTAATTGATAGTATCAGAGCTGCAAAAGTAACTGCAACTAAAAGAGTTGGAAGCATAATTAGAATTGTTCTTGGTATTCTTTTAGCTTTAAGTGTTTATGGTGGGTTTGCACTTTTATGGGGCATTGATTTTGAAAAAGAAATTGCACTTCTGGCAATTGGAGGAATTATAGTTCTCGGATTATCAAGGTTGTTTACTTCTGCAATTGACTCTAATGGTAGCTTAAAACTTATGCTTAGAGCTTCGTTATTGTCAATAATTGTAACAACAGCTTTTTTTACATTAGAGTCAGGGACTCACTATTTGTTATCTTCCCAAATACCAGATTTAATAGTACCAAACTTTATAGAATTTATTCTAATAAGCATTCTTCTTGTTGCATTTACAACCGTAGTTTTAATTCAAATAGCTGCTCCATTAATTTCAGCAAGCCAATTCTCAAGAGCTTTAGCAATCCATTTAAGAAATGGCTTATATGTTAATACAGTTTTTGACAGAACAGTTCGAGCTTTATATTCTCATGATAAAGAAAGAAAGCCTAAAGTAATAGAAAACATTGAAAAGATAACCTCTGAAAATAGCTTAAGAAATGTAAACACATTTGAAAAACAAACTGCTTAA
- a CDS encoding YbcC family protein: MENISSQKLNTEQLTTVLREASKKIAPVWPLENFVAVNPYLGHTDKKFDNVAQELAAAGGIQMTLPSSFYIEKLKNGKIKVDDIAAVLKKRNNKINATAFINSLDHNNEANEVATTVASIADVATQITDKDWSRFIIARVSNWAASYYDNGQAFWVTANKNESPFKSWKAEAEVDRTPELTGLNNFRKIVKSLPNNPIEAAHIALEKLNLSQEELPLYLHKILLRVGGWAAYAARIDWDNELYGGKDGQLIEFLAILICWESSLLESLNNNKLTEKWNDAKEILSLTNIQKELNKQLEQNLILQEAFDMSSQRNIINKFKGQLPLKNSTNEQAKAQAIFCIDVRSEVYRRNLELVDNTIETLGFAGFFAFPLKYVPIGHENGEAQCPVLLKTGPTIMEKISDEKEHQKVLDNRILDRHIGQVWKSFKSGAVTCFSFVSPVGLSYLPKLFTDSFGLTRPVPHPDKIGMLDRFSAMKTIDLNYNPSNNEATGIPIDQQIEMAKNALTAMSLTENFAKFVLIVGHGSTMVNNPHATGYDCGACGGHTGEANAKVVAAVLNNKAVRERLEKQNFLIPENTIFLACLHDTTTDEVSVFNEFDVPSERINELKNLKKSLSLAGHSARTERSIKLITDGKSNIDKSIIGRSKDWAQTRPEWGLAGCSAFVVAPRHRTKDINLEGQSFLHSYDWKKDKTFSILELIMTAPMVVTSWINLQYYGSTVDNKTFGSGNKTLHNVTAGVGVLEGFSGDLRVGLPLQAIHDGEKYQHEPLKLNVIIEAPLEAMNNILEKHKMVRDLCDNGWIYLLAMNEEGKVSHRYNGNLTWEKISSLDAAA; encoded by the coding sequence ATGGAAAATATATCTTCACAAAAATTGAATACTGAACAGTTAACAACTGTGTTAAGAGAAGCGAGTAAAAAAATTGCTCCTGTTTGGCCACTTGAAAACTTTGTTGCAGTAAATCCTTATTTAGGCCATACTGATAAAAAATTTGACAATGTAGCGCAAGAATTAGCAGCTGCAGGAGGTATTCAAATGACCTTACCAAGCTCTTTTTACATAGAAAAATTAAAAAATGGTAAAATTAAAGTAGATGATATTGCTGCCGTTTTAAAGAAAAGAAATAATAAAATAAATGCAACCGCATTTATTAATTCATTAGACCACAATAATGAAGCAAATGAAGTAGCTACTACAGTTGCTTCTATAGCTGATGTAGCTACCCAAATAACTGATAAAGATTGGAGTAGATTTATTATTGCAAGAGTTTCAAATTGGGCTGCATCATATTATGACAATGGTCAAGCGTTTTGGGTTACTGCCAACAAAAACGAGAGCCCTTTTAAATCATGGAAAGCTGAAGCTGAAGTAGATCGAACTCCAGAACTAACAGGGTTAAATAATTTTAGAAAAATTGTAAAATCCTTACCAAACAATCCTATTGAAGCAGCACATATTGCATTAGAAAAACTTAACCTGTCTCAAGAAGAACTCCCTTTATACCTTCATAAAATTTTACTTAGAGTTGGAGGTTGGGCAGCTTATGCAGCTCGAATAGATTGGGATAATGAATTATATGGAGGGAAAGATGGACAGCTTATTGAATTTTTAGCAATACTGATTTGTTGGGAATCTTCTCTTTTAGAAAGTTTAAATAATAATAAGCTAACTGAAAAGTGGAATGATGCAAAAGAAATATTATCACTTACAAATATTCAAAAAGAACTCAACAAACAATTAGAACAAAATCTAATTCTTCAAGAAGCTTTTGATATGTCTTCACAACGTAACATTATCAATAAGTTTAAAGGACAACTTCCTTTAAAAAACTCAACTAATGAACAAGCAAAAGCTCAAGCTATTTTTTGTATTGATGTGCGTTCTGAAGTTTACCGTAGAAACTTAGAATTAGTAGACAACACCATTGAAACGCTAGGTTTTGCTGGTTTCTTTGCTTTCCCTTTAAAGTATGTACCAATAGGACATGAAAATGGAGAAGCTCAATGTCCAGTTCTTTTAAAAACAGGACCAACAATAATGGAAAAAATCTCTGATGAAAAAGAACATCAAAAAGTCTTAGATAATCGAATACTTGATAGACACATTGGGCAGGTATGGAAATCATTTAAATCAGGAGCGGTAACTTGCTTTAGTTTTGTTAGTCCAGTTGGCCTTTCATACTTACCAAAACTTTTTACAGATTCATTCGGGCTTACTAGACCTGTTCCTCATCCTGATAAAATAGGAATGTTAGATCGTTTTTCAGCAATGAAAACTATTGATTTAAATTATAATCCATCAAATAACGAAGCAACTGGCATTCCTATAGACCAACAGATAGAAATGGCTAAAAATGCACTAACAGCAATGTCGTTAACAGAAAACTTTGCAAAGTTTGTGCTTATTGTTGGGCATGGTTCAACCATGGTAAACAACCCTCATGCAACTGGTTACGATTGTGGAGCATGTGGAGGTCATACTGGAGAAGCAAATGCAAAAGTAGTTGCTGCTGTTCTTAATAACAAAGCCGTTAGAGAAAGGTTAGAAAAACAAAACTTTTTAATTCCTGAAAACACTATTTTCCTTGCTTGCTTGCACGACACGACTACTGATGAAGTTAGTGTTTTTAATGAATTTGATGTGCCTTCAGAAAGAATAAATGAACTTAAAAATCTTAAAAAATCATTATCGTTAGCTGGTCATTCAGCAAGAACTGAACGTTCAATTAAACTAATAACAGATGGTAAATCAAATATTGATAAATCAATAATTGGAAGAAGTAAAGACTGGGCGCAAACAAGACCTGAATGGGGGCTTGCAGGATGTTCAGCTTTTGTAGTTGCTCCTCGACATAGAACAAAAGATATCAATCTAGAAGGGCAATCATTCTTACATTCTTATGATTGGAAAAAAGACAAAACATTTTCAATTCTTGAACTAATAATGACAGCCCCGATGGTTGTTACAAGCTGGATAAATTTACAATACTATGGATCTACTGTTGACAATAAAACCTTTGGTTCAGGTAATAAAACACTTCACAACGTAACTGCTGGAGTAGGTGTATTAGAAGGTTTTTCTGGTGATTTGAGAGTTGGGTTGCCTCTTCAAGCGATACATGATGGGGAAAAATACCAACATGAACCACTAAAACTAAATGTAATAATAGAAGCTCCATTAGAAGCAATGAATAATATCCTAGAAAAACATAAAATGGTAAGAGATTTATGCGATAATGGATGGATATACCTCTTAGCAATGAATGAGGAAGGAAAAGTATCTCATCGATACAATGGCAATTTAACCTGGGAGAAAATATCCTCGCTTGATGCGGCAGCTTAA
- a CDS encoding DUF6671 family protein, whose protein sequence is MSLFLGRELVIATMHKKENVIGPLVASKLGVRPFAPENINTDCLGTFTGEVERKADPLTTARQKCEIAMELTGCDLAIASEGSFGMHPSLIFVPGNEELVILIDKKNNLEIIGKKLSTETNFDAQLCESWEDLETFAKKVHFPEHGLIIRNTQNDITQIHKGISNWVDLKKAFEQIKKNYNHAYVETDMRALYNPTRMNVISEATENMLYKALTTCEKCNTPGFGVIDIIQGLPCESCNEPTQSIMFFVNGCTKCGFSIKSPNPDKISEDPMYCNYCNP, encoded by the coding sequence ATGAGTCTTTTTTTAGGTCGGGAATTGGTTATTGCAACCATGCATAAAAAAGAAAATGTTATTGGTCCTTTAGTAGCTTCCAAACTTGGAGTACGACCTTTTGCTCCTGAAAATATTAATACAGATTGTTTAGGTACTTTTACTGGAGAGGTTGAACGCAAAGCTGACCCTTTAACTACAGCGAGGCAAAAGTGTGAAATAGCAATGGAGCTGACTGGTTGCGATTTAGCTATTGCAAGCGAAGGTTCTTTTGGAATGCACCCTTCTTTAATTTTTGTTCCTGGAAATGAGGAATTAGTTATTCTTATAGACAAAAAAAACAATCTTGAAATTATTGGAAAAAAGCTAAGCACTGAAACCAATTTTGATGCACAACTTTGTGAAAGTTGGGAAGACCTAGAAACTTTTGCAAAAAAAGTACACTTTCCTGAGCATGGCTTAATTATAAGAAACACTCAAAATGATATTACCCAAATCCATAAAGGAATTAGTAATTGGGTAGATTTAAAAAAAGCATTTGAACAAATTAAGAAAAACTACAACCATGCCTATGTAGAAACTGACATGAGAGCTTTATATAACCCTACAAGAATGAATGTCATTTCTGAAGCAACCGAAAACATGCTGTATAAAGCGCTAACAACATGTGAAAAATGTAATACTCCAGGGTTTGGTGTTATTGACATTATACAAGGGTTACCATGCGAAAGTTGTAATGAACCAACACAATCTATAATGTTTTTTGTTAATGGTTGTACTAAATGTGGGTTTAGTATAAAGTCACCAAATCCTGATAAAATATCAGAAGATCCAATGTATTGTAACTATTGTAATCCTTAG
- a CDS encoding DUF7948 domain-containing protein produces MAQNTYLSFTENKGQWNNNVQYRAKLPAGDLFLESNKLTYQFYRETDLERIDDLHHGTLVNPSKEDSIINLHAFNVTFVNSLVPKLTATKPLSTYENYYLGNDKNKWASNVKKYQEVEYRELYKGINLKFYQSNNTLKYDFIIAPNKDVTQIKLKYKGAESTTIKDGHLYIKTSVNTLIENKPFAYQKINGTKKEVPCNYVLKNNTLSFEFPKGYDKNFTLIIDPALIFASYSGAEVGNWGFTSTYDETGHLYGAGVVFGVGYPVTTGALQLFFNGGSRDASISKFSPDGTTLIYSTYLGGIGEDNPHSLIVDNNDNLVVFGTTASPNFPVYSTAYDDTLNGTYDIFVSKISSDGTALLGSSFIGGSGIDGLNKGNPLKYNYADDYRGEVVVDENNNIFVASTTLSTDFPTTAGVIKPNFISGDNGQNACVFKLNPSLDSLIWSTYFGGNMDDAAYSLQFDKIGNILFTGGTKSWDLPTSASAINPILGGIMDGYIVKMTSDATSLIACTYIGTEELDQTYFVQLDTADNIYVVGQTEGVYPITPATVYNDSNSGQFIHKLTPDLSSTVFSTTFGTSSGEVDISLSAFLVNNCNYILISGWGGSLNATYALADYSTTNGLPITPNAVQNTTDGNDYYLAMFSEDANQLLMGTFFGGSDSREHVDGGTSRFDKKGIVYQAVCAGCFGNNDFPTTPGAYSNINGTSLPGISSQCNLGVFKINLTKLTVDAEVYTTPYYCVGDTVHFQNLSIGGYNYYWEFDDGNSSTEFEPFHVFDSAGTYHVMLTSIDSIACILTDSDYVDIYISPPPTASITPVVGVCKGDSIELNATGGEFYYWLSSYHISDSLIENPIVWPDTSTTYTVVVGDSCGIDTASIFIEILNPSGSIIPDTSICRGDSIEIEAFYGKYYLWSPDSTLSLNDISNPIASPYYTTNYNVSITDLNNCVKDTFMTLYVDTLLPQAVASNDTSLCFGQEVELYVDGGQNYNWSPSSSLNNPSFSNPIASPTNTTLYTVSSSNGCGIAYDSVLVSVHQVIASIVSDSAVCIGETVSLWASGGDSYFWEPSFLFSNPTYASVNTNLFLPTLFSVEVFKNINSSLICSLSLSVFMDTLPLPYVELGNDINTSWGNIVTLYPETNANNYIWSPSQGLSCINCLNPEVDTEEVSTYSLTVTSDEGCINTDTITISFDGVIYVPNAFTPDGDGVNDVFYVYGKDIVEFELLIVDRWGEELFYTKDIDEGWDGYYRGTLSKVETYVWKIKYKDIQGNPGEQIGTVSLIR; encoded by the coding sequence TTGGCACAAAATACCTATTTATCGTTTACCGAAAATAAAGGACAATGGAACAATAACGTACAGTATAGAGCTAAACTGCCTGCAGGAGATTTATTTTTAGAATCAAATAAATTAACATATCAGTTTTATAGAGAAACTGATTTAGAAAGAATTGATGACCTACACCATGGAACACTAGTGAACCCTTCAAAAGAAGATTCAATAATTAATTTACATGCTTTTAATGTAACATTTGTAAATTCATTAGTTCCAAAATTAACAGCAACCAAACCATTATCAACCTACGAAAACTATTATTTAGGTAACGATAAAAATAAATGGGCTAGTAATGTAAAGAAATATCAAGAAGTAGAGTATCGAGAACTTTATAAAGGAATTAACTTAAAGTTTTACCAAAGCAACAACACGCTTAAATACGACTTTATTATAGCTCCAAATAAAGATGTAACTCAAATAAAACTTAAATATAAAGGAGCTGAAAGTACAACTATCAAGGATGGTCACTTATACATTAAAACATCAGTAAACACCTTAATCGAAAATAAACCTTTTGCTTATCAAAAAATTAATGGAACAAAAAAAGAGGTTCCGTGTAATTATGTATTAAAAAACAACACTCTCTCATTTGAGTTTCCAAAAGGATATGATAAAAACTTCACTTTAATAATTGACCCTGCGCTAATCTTTGCTTCATATTCTGGAGCAGAAGTTGGAAATTGGGGTTTTACATCTACTTATGATGAAACTGGCCATTTGTATGGGGCAGGTGTAGTGTTTGGTGTGGGTTACCCAGTAACAACAGGAGCTTTGCAGTTGTTTTTTAATGGTGGTTCAAGAGATGCTTCTATCTCTAAATTTTCACCAGACGGAACTACACTAATTTACTCCACCTACCTAGGTGGTATTGGAGAAGATAATCCTCATAGTTTAATTGTAGATAATAATGATAATTTAGTTGTTTTTGGTACAACTGCATCTCCTAACTTTCCAGTATATTCAACAGCATATGACGATACCTTAAATGGTACTTATGATATTTTTGTTTCAAAAATTAGTAGTGATGGAACCGCTTTATTAGGCTCATCATTTATTGGCGGTAGTGGTATTGATGGCTTAAACAAAGGGAACCCTTTAAAATACAATTATGCTGATGATTATAGAGGAGAGGTTGTCGTAGATGAAAACAACAATATTTTTGTTGCTAGCACGACCCTTTCAACTGATTTTCCAACAACGGCTGGTGTGATTAAACCTAACTTTATAAGCGGAGACAATGGACAAAATGCTTGTGTTTTTAAATTAAATCCTTCTCTTGATTCGCTCATATGGTCAACTTATTTTGGTGGAAACATGGATGATGCTGCTTATTCTCTTCAGTTTGATAAAATAGGGAATATTCTTTTTACTGGCGGCACAAAAAGTTGGGATTTGCCTACATCTGCTAGCGCTATAAATCCAATTCTTGGTGGTATAATGGATGGTTATATTGTTAAAATGACTTCTGATGCCACCTCGCTAATAGCTTGTACTTACATAGGAACTGAAGAATTAGATCAAACCTATTTTGTTCAGCTGGATACAGCTGATAATATTTATGTTGTTGGTCAAACTGAGGGAGTTTACCCAATAACTCCTGCAACAGTTTATAACGATAGTAATAGCGGCCAGTTTATCCATAAATTAACACCTGATTTATCTTCAACTGTTTTTTCAACTACATTTGGAACAAGTTCAGGGGAAGTTGACATCTCTTTATCTGCATTTTTAGTCAATAATTGTAATTATATTCTAATCTCTGGATGGGGAGGATCTTTAAATGCAACTTATGCTCTAGCAGATTACAGTACTACTAATGGGTTGCCTATCACTCCAAATGCAGTTCAAAATACAACTGATGGTAACGATTATTATTTAGCTATGTTTAGTGAAGATGCTAACCAATTATTAATGGGCACTTTTTTTGGTGGCTCAGACAGTAGAGAGCATGTTGATGGTGGAACTAGTCGTTTTGATAAAAAGGGAATAGTATATCAAGCTGTTTGCGCAGGTTGCTTTGGAAACAACGATTTTCCGACCACTCCAGGTGCTTACTCAAACATAAATGGAACATCCTTACCTGGGATTAGCTCTCAATGTAATTTAGGTGTATTCAAAATAAACTTAACTAAGCTAACTGTTGATGCAGAAGTATATACCACTCCCTATTATTGTGTTGGTGATACAGTGCATTTTCAAAACTTAAGTATTGGTGGGTATAATTATTACTGGGAATTCGATGATGGCAATTCATCTACAGAATTTGAGCCATTCCATGTATTTGACTCCGCCGGAACTTATCATGTTATGCTTACTTCTATAGATTCTATTGCTTGTATATTAACCGATTCCGATTACGTTGATATATATATTTCTCCTCCCCCAACAGCTTCTATTACACCAGTTGTTGGTGTTTGTAAAGGTGATAGTATAGAATTAAATGCTACCGGAGGTGAGTTTTATTATTGGTTATCATCCTATCACATTTCCGACTCATTAATCGAAAATCCTATCGTTTGGCCCGATACATCAACCACTTACACTGTTGTTGTTGGAGACTCTTGCGGTATTGATACTGCTTCTATTTTCATCGAAATTTTAAATCCATCAGGAAGTATAATTCCTGACACCAGTATTTGTAGAGGTGACTCTATAGAAATAGAGGCTTTTTATGGTAAATATTATTTATGGTCTCCTGATTCCACATTAAGTTTAAACGATATTTCCAACCCTATTGCATCACCTTATTATACAACAAATTATAATGTTAGCATCACTGATTTAAATAATTGTGTGAAAGATACATTCATGACCCTTTATGTAGATACTTTATTGCCTCAAGCAGTTGCATCAAACGATACAAGTTTGTGCTTTGGACAAGAAGTAGAGTTATATGTAGATGGAGGGCAAAACTATAACTGGAGTCCTTCAAGCTCACTAAACAACCCATCTTTTTCAAACCCCATAGCAAGCCCAACAAACACAACGTTATATACAGTTTCTTCATCAAACGGATGTGGAATTGCTTATGACTCTGTTTTAGTATCAGTTCACCAAGTTATAGCTTCAATTGTAAGTGATTCAGCAGTATGCATTGGAGAAACTGTTAGCCTTTGGGCTTCTGGAGGAGATTCCTATTTTTGGGAGCCTAGTTTTTTATTTTCAAACCCAACATACGCTTCAGTAAATACAAACCTCTTTTTACCAACATTATTTAGTGTAGAGGTTTTTAAAAATATTAACTCTTCATTAATCTGTTCTCTTTCTTTGTCTGTATTTATGGACACACTTCCTTTACCTTATGTAGAATTAGGAAATGATATTAATACAAGTTGGGGGAACATAGTTACCTTATATCCTGAAACAAATGCTAATAATTATATTTGGTCTCCAAGTCAAGGATTAAGTTGTATTAATTGCTTAAATCCAGAAGTAGATACAGAAGAAGTTAGCACCTATTCTTTAACGGTAACCTCTGATG